A single genomic interval of Syntrophobotulus glycolicus DSM 8271 harbors:
- a CDS encoding type II/IV secretion system ATPase subunit: MLGKKRNTPAFAKGKNKAQAEQEQKKQTQNQPSTPPATAPALSNTMDQESTVNRTVDFSGVNRTHTLFFTPEAEGKDFSSVLADVQEYISEHYSTLITAGGEDAKAQLKRYITKYVQDRRVSVNGMSGGKLADALYTEMAEFGFLTKYIFGTGIEEIDINSWRDIEVQYSDGRTVKLEERFESPQHAVNVIRRMLHISGMVLDNASPIVLGHLSKNIRIAVLKSPIVDEDVGVAASIRIVNPQSMKKDDFVKSGTATDPMLDFLSLCIRYGISVCVAGATSSGKTTVAGWVLTTVPDNKRIYTIENGSRELALVREKDGKVINSVIHTLTRDSDNDRQRIDQTNLLDYALRFNPDIIVVGEMRGAEANAAQEAARTGVAVLTTIHSNSCEATYRRMVSLCKRAVDMSDQTLMDYVTEAYPIVVFCKQLENKQRRMMEIQECEILPDGTRNYRPLFQYIITENRMEDGKFIIEGHHEQINAISESLAKRLLENGMPQAVIESLRGKEAQSA; this comes from the coding sequence ATGTTAGGGAAAAAGAGAAATACCCCGGCATTTGCCAAGGGAAAAAATAAGGCACAGGCCGAACAGGAGCAGAAAAAACAGACACAAAACCAACCATCCACACCCCCGGCGACGGCTCCCGCTTTGAGCAACACCATGGATCAGGAGTCTACGGTGAACCGCACTGTGGATTTTTCAGGGGTAAACCGCACCCATACGCTGTTCTTCACACCTGAAGCAGAGGGTAAGGATTTCTCATCAGTCCTTGCCGATGTGCAGGAGTACATCTCCGAACATTACAGCACCCTCATCACTGCGGGCGGCGAGGATGCCAAGGCACAGCTCAAACGCTACATCACAAAGTACGTTCAGGACCGTCGCGTATCGGTAAACGGCATGAGCGGCGGCAAGCTGGCGGATGCTCTCTACACCGAAATGGCGGAGTTCGGATTTCTGACGAAATATATCTTCGGCACCGGAATCGAGGAAATCGACATCAACTCGTGGCGGGACATTGAAGTGCAATATTCGGACGGCCGCACGGTCAAGCTGGAGGAACGCTTTGAGAGCCCCCAGCACGCTGTCAATGTAATCCGCAGGATGCTCCACATCAGCGGCATGGTCTTGGACAACGCCAGCCCCATCGTGCTGGGGCATCTTTCTAAAAACATCCGAATTGCCGTTCTCAAAAGTCCCATCGTGGATGAAGATGTGGGCGTCGCCGCCTCCATCCGTATCGTCAACCCGCAGAGCATGAAGAAAGACGATTTTGTCAAAAGCGGTACGGCGACCGACCCCATGCTGGACTTTTTATCCCTCTGTATCCGCTACGGCATATCGGTCTGCGTGGCGGGCGCCACCAGCTCCGGCAAAACCACCGTGGCGGGCTGGGTGCTGACAACCGTCCCCGACAATAAGAGAATCTATACCATTGAAAACGGTTCCCGTGAGCTGGCATTGGTTCGGGAAAAGGACGGTAAGGTGATCAATTCGGTCATCCATACCCTGACCCGCGACAGCGACAATGACCGCCAGCGCATCGATCAAACCAACCTCCTGGACTATGCGCTCCGTTTTAATCCGGATATTATCGTAGTGGGCGAAATGAGAGGCGCCGAGGCCAATGCCGCCCAGGAAGCCGCCCGAACCGGAGTTGCGGTGCTGACCACCATCCACTCCAATTCCTGCGAGGCTACCTATCGCCGCATGGTGTCCCTGTGCAAACGTGCGGTGGATATGTCCGACCAGACCCTTATGGACTATGTCACCGAAGCCTACCCCATTGTGGTGTTCTGCAAGCAGCTTGAAAATAAGCAGCGCCGCATGATGGAGATTCAGGAGTGCGAGATCCTCCCGGACGGCACAAGAAACTACCGTCCATTGTTCCAGTATATCATTACCGAAAACCGCATGGAGGACGGCAAATTCATCATCGAGGGACACCACGAACAGATCAATGCCATCTCGGAGAGCCTTGCCAAGCGGCTGCTGGAAAATGGTATGCCCCAGGCGGTCATCGAGAGCTTGCGGGGAAAGGAGGCGCAAAGCGCATGA
- a CDS encoding tyrosine-type recombinase/integrase yields MTYTFESLFDKRLCGFVQQKNAVGFPYNESLRLLRDFDRFCLDRFPSETALTKEICLAWAVRKNTEGNNTFRNRLMPVREFARYLNRCGEPAFVLHPNFAKKGQRHIPHIYSEEEIAELWDVLDHLRPRKGYPIRHFVLPTLVRLLYCCGLRPCEARKLRTADVDLEKGRLEIMESKGHKSRIVMIADDVVEMCRRYDEIVSRLMPGRELFFPNSDGNLYTKEWLEKTFRIAKAKAGIGASGEHSPRLYDFRHTFATHRLYQWMRDGKDVTAMLPYLSAYMGHTQLSDTYYYIHLVPGLFEKMAGFDYSASEHLLPEVECDE; encoded by the coding sequence ATGACATACACGTTTGAAAGCCTTTTTGACAAGCGTCTGTGCGGGTTTGTACAGCAAAAGAATGCCGTCGGATTTCCGTATAACGAATCGTTACGACTGCTGCGCGATTTCGACCGGTTCTGCCTTGACAGGTTCCCCTCTGAAACCGCTTTGACTAAAGAGATATGCTTGGCTTGGGCTGTCCGAAAGAATACGGAGGGCAACAATACTTTTCGCAATCGCTTAATGCCGGTCAGGGAATTTGCTCGTTACCTAAACCGTTGCGGGGAACCGGCCTTTGTGCTCCATCCCAATTTCGCAAAGAAAGGTCAGCGGCACATCCCACACATTTACAGCGAGGAAGAAATCGCTGAACTATGGGATGTTTTAGACCATCTGCGGCCGCGCAAGGGCTATCCTATCCGCCATTTTGTTCTTCCAACGCTTGTCCGGCTATTGTATTGCTGTGGCCTGCGCCCCTGCGAGGCCCGAAAACTCCGGACTGCCGATGTGGATTTGGAAAAGGGACGCTTGGAGATTATGGAAAGTAAGGGTCACAAAAGCCGCATTGTGATGATAGCGGATGATGTTGTTGAAATGTGCAGGCGATATGATGAAATTGTTTCACGGCTTATGCCGGGACGTGAGCTGTTCTTTCCCAATTCCGATGGAAATCTGTACACCAAAGAGTGGCTGGAAAAGACATTTCGCATTGCTAAAGCCAAAGCAGGAATCGGAGCATCCGGTGAGCATTCCCCCAGACTTTATGACTTCCGGCACACATTCGCGACGCACCGTCTGTACCAGTGGATGCGTGATGGCAAGGACGTAACCGCCATGCTGCCGTATCTAAGCGCGTATATGGGCCACACGCAGTTAAGCGACACATATTACTATATCCACTTGGTTCCGGGCCTGTTTGAAAAAATGGCGGGGTTTGACTATTCAGCGTCAGAACATCTTTTGCCGGAGGTGGAGTGCGATGAATGA
- the cpaB gene encoding Flp pilus assembly protein CpaB produces the protein MSLFKNRTVVGVICILLSLLICFGVTPLFNKSVSQKTEIVRVVKEIKAGDEITKDTVQTVEVGGFGLPDNVIRQSEMVIGKYAKSDLSIGDYILNTKLSDTPAAENAYLYNLDGTKQAMSVTIKSFANGLSGKLQSGDIVSVIAADHKKQGSTVIPAELKYVEVISVTASSGYDANTGEAKSEKDERELPSTVTLLVSPEQSKVLAELEADGKLHLALVYRGTPANTAKFTEAQDKVIAALYPVEVPQDSSSEPKSQESEESTASETPAESEVQ, from the coding sequence ATGAGTCTTTTTAAGAATCGCACTGTTGTCGGTGTAATCTGCATCCTTTTGTCCCTGCTTATCTGCTTCGGCGTAACGCCGCTGTTCAACAAGTCCGTCAGCCAGAAAACCGAGATCGTCCGCGTGGTTAAGGAAATCAAAGCAGGCGATGAGATCACAAAGGATACGGTCCAGACCGTGGAGGTAGGTGGCTTCGGTCTGCCCGACAACGTCATCCGCCAGAGCGAAATGGTCATCGGCAAGTATGCCAAATCCGACCTCTCCATCGGTGATTATATCTTGAACACCAAGCTGTCCGACACCCCCGCTGCGGAGAATGCCTATCTTTACAATTTGGACGGCACCAAGCAGGCCATGTCGGTGACCATCAAGAGCTTTGCAAACGGTCTGTCCGGCAAGCTCCAGAGCGGCGATATAGTGTCGGTCATTGCCGCCGACCACAAAAAACAGGGCTCCACCGTCATCCCCGCCGAGCTGAAATATGTGGAGGTCATCAGCGTGACTGCCTCCTCCGGCTATGACGCCAACACCGGTGAGGCCAAATCCGAGAAGGATGAGCGTGAGCTGCCCTCCACCGTAACCCTGCTGGTATCTCCCGAACAGAGCAAAGTGTTGGCGGAGCTGGAGGCTGACGGCAAGCTCCACCTCGCCCTCGTTTACCGTGGCACGCCTGCCAACACCGCAAAGTTTACAGAGGCGCAGGACAAAGTCATTGCCGCTCTGTATCCTGTGGAGGTGCCACAGGACAGCTCATCTGAACCCAAGTCTCAGGAATCGGAGGAAAGCACTGCATCCGAAACACCCGCGGAAAGCGAGGTGCAGTGA
- a CDS encoding DUF4320 family protein, with amino-acid sequence MLKILKSKAGEGYIDVAVLVLCAMLVIALAVKVFPVYIQKQQIDTFAVELIREAEISGQIGSETGRREQFLREKTGLTPTVTWSKTGRIQLNEEVTVTVTYKTNIGLFAGFGSFPITLRADAAGKSEVYWK; translated from the coding sequence GTGCTGAAAATACTGAAAAGCAAAGCCGGAGAAGGCTACATTGATGTGGCGGTGCTGGTGCTGTGTGCCATGCTGGTTATCGCCCTTGCGGTGAAGGTGTTCCCGGTGTATATCCAAAAACAGCAGATTGACACCTTTGCCGTGGAACTCATTCGGGAGGCGGAAATCTCCGGTCAGATCGGCAGCGAAACCGGCCGCCGTGAACAATTCCTGCGGGAAAAGACCGGACTGACCCCCACCGTGACATGGTCCAAGACCGGCAGGATTCAGCTTAATGAAGAAGTCACGGTGACGGTCACCTACAAGACCAACATCGGGCTTTTTGCCGGGTTTGGCTCGTTCCCCATTACGCTGAGAGCAGATGCAGCGGGAAAAAGCGAGGTCTACTGGAAATGA
- a CDS encoding conjugal transfer protein TrbL family protein, with the protein MFIWDFVLGTVMDQIIEWLYGQVVGFLADFFAQMGNMGVELFSMEWVQSIVLFFSYLAWALYGTGLVVSVFETGIEYQHGRGSIKDAALNAIKGFMAVSLFTILPVELFKLSVNLQSSLTAGITGYGSSFGDLAGNIIAELGSSSDLGGAMGSGIFGGLSGITNPIMMLFLIIMMGYSVIKVFFANLKRGGILLIQIAVGSLYMFSVPRGYIDGFTQWCKQIIGLCLTTFLQATILAAGLMVLRTHALLGLGLMLSAGEVPRIAGAFGLDTSTKANVMSAVYTAQAAVNTTRTVVQAVAPK; encoded by the coding sequence ATGTTTATATGGGATTTTGTCCTCGGAACCGTGATGGATCAGATCATCGAATGGCTCTACGGACAAGTGGTTGGCTTTCTTGCTGACTTTTTTGCACAAATGGGAAATATGGGCGTGGAGCTGTTCTCTATGGAATGGGTACAGTCCATCGTCCTGTTTTTCTCTTATCTGGCTTGGGCGCTGTACGGGACCGGGCTTGTGGTGTCGGTGTTTGAAACCGGAATCGAGTACCAGCACGGCCGGGGCAGCATAAAAGACGCCGCCTTAAACGCCATCAAAGGCTTTATGGCGGTGTCCCTTTTTACCATCTTACCGGTGGAGCTGTTCAAGCTCTCGGTCAATCTCCAGAGCAGCCTCACGGCAGGAATCACCGGCTACGGAAGCAGCTTCGGTGACCTTGCGGGGAACATCATAGCAGAGCTTGGCAGCTCGTCAGACCTGGGCGGTGCTATGGGCTCCGGTATCTTTGGAGGGCTGTCGGGCATCACAAACCCCATCATGATGCTTTTCCTGATTATCATGATGGGATACTCGGTCATTAAAGTTTTTTTTGCCAATTTAAAACGTGGGGGCATTTTGCTGATCCAGATTGCTGTAGGCAGCCTGTATATGTTTTCCGTTCCTCGCGGTTACATTGACGGATTTACACAGTGGTGCAAGCAGATCATCGGTCTGTGCCTCACCACATTTTTGCAGGCAACCATCCTTGCCGCAGGGCTTATGGTCCTGAGAACCCACGCCCTGCTGGGGCTTGGGCTGATGCTTTCCGCAGGGGAAGTGCCAAGAATCGCTGGAGCTTTTGGGCTGGACACCAGCACAAAGGCTAATGTGATGAGTGCCGTGTACACGGCGCAGGCCGCTGTGAACACCACCCGAACTGTGGTGCAGGCGGTTGCACCGAAATAA
- a CDS encoding ATPase AAA, with amino-acid sequence MLNFKKKSIFTRQSAREDAPPEQEPQSGILAVWGSPGSGKTVTAVKIAKHLADRKKNVVLLLCDMTAPMLPCVCPPSDLESEHSLGSILAATHVTEALIKHNLVTLKKNSHLTILGMKKGENEYTYPPYEQLQAQELMDGLREIAPFVVVDCGSYIANDILSAVALMEADSVLRLANADLKSVSYLSSQLPLLRDSKWDADKQYKVASNVKPQQAREQIGQALGSVAFTIIHSQELEEQYLAGNLLADLSLKDSRLFRREIEKIAKEVFGC; translated from the coding sequence ATGCTGAATTTCAAGAAAAAGAGCATCTTCACCCGCCAGTCCGCCAGGGAAGATGCCCCACCGGAGCAGGAGCCTCAGAGCGGCATTCTTGCCGTTTGGGGCTCTCCCGGCAGCGGAAAGACGGTCACCGCCGTGAAGATTGCAAAGCATCTTGCGGACCGGAAGAAAAACGTGGTACTTCTGCTCTGTGATATGACCGCACCCATGCTGCCCTGTGTCTGCCCTCCCTCCGATCTGGAGAGTGAGCATTCGCTGGGCAGTATCCTTGCCGCTACCCATGTGACCGAAGCCCTCATCAAGCACAATCTGGTGACCCTCAAGAAAAACAGCCACCTGACCATCCTCGGCATGAAAAAGGGTGAGAACGAGTACACCTATCCGCCCTATGAGCAGCTACAGGCACAGGAGCTGATGGACGGACTACGGGAAATCGCCCCATTCGTTGTGGTGGACTGCGGCAGCTATATCGCCAACGACATTCTCTCCGCCGTGGCGCTCATGGAGGCAGACAGCGTCCTGCGCCTTGCCAATGCAGACCTCAAGTCTGTGAGTTATCTCTCCAGCCAGCTCCCTCTGCTTCGGGATTCCAAATGGGATGCTGATAAACAATACAAGGTTGCCAGCAACGTAAAGCCCCAGCAGGCCAGGGAGCAGATCGGTCAGGCGCTGGGTTCGGTAGCCTTTACCATCATCCATTCTCAGGAGCTGGAGGAACAGTACCTTGCAGGAAATCTGCTGGCTGATTTGTCCCTAAAAGACAGCCGCTTGTTCCGCAGGGAGATTGAAAAAATTGCAAAGGAGGTGTTCGGATGTTAG
- a CDS encoding type II secretion system F family protein — MTTVLLIACIGMIAGSFILLGLTPIEFTTAVFGKLTDRPKSLRDEVGEFTRRKKQSYLRREIAEVQSILKVTGRTARFPMLCALSLLCFAVGASIAIMLSNFFLVPVMAVGCMFLPFWWVKLTASHFKRDIAAELETALSIITTAYLRNEDILTAVDENLPYLNPPVLSVFKGFVSRVRLVDPDVTAALHDLKDRIDNAVYVEWCDALIACQHDRSLKTTLTPIVSKLSDMRVVNGELENMVFEPRKEFIIMQVLVVGNIPLMYFLNKDWYHTLMHTPLGQIILTICAAVIFVSTAFVIKLTQPIEYRR, encoded by the coding sequence ATGACAACGGTACTCTTAATCGCCTGCATCGGAATGATAGCAGGCTCTTTTATTTTACTCGGCCTTACTCCGATAGAGTTCACCACGGCAGTGTTCGGAAAGCTCACCGACAGGCCCAAGTCTCTCCGCGACGAAGTGGGTGAATTCACCCGCAGGAAAAAGCAGTCCTATCTGCGCCGGGAAATTGCCGAGGTGCAGTCTATTCTCAAGGTAACAGGCAGGACGGCACGCTTTCCCATGCTCTGTGCCCTGTCTCTGCTGTGCTTTGCCGTGGGCGCATCCATCGCCATCATGCTCTCGAACTTTTTCCTTGTTCCTGTGATGGCGGTAGGCTGTATGTTCCTGCCTTTCTGGTGGGTAAAGCTCACAGCCAGCCACTTCAAGCGGGATATTGCGGCGGAGCTGGAAACAGCGCTCAGTATCATCACCACAGCCTACCTCAGAAACGAGGACATCCTGACGGCAGTAGACGAAAATCTGCCGTATCTTAACCCTCCCGTGCTATCGGTTTTCAAAGGGTTTGTGTCCCGTGTCAGGTTGGTTGACCCCGATGTGACGGCAGCGCTCCATGACCTGAAAGACCGCATCGACAACGCTGTATATGTCGAATGGTGTGATGCCCTCATTGCCTGCCAGCACGACCGCAGCCTCAAGACCACCTTGACCCCTATCGTCAGCAAGCTGTCCGATATGCGGGTGGTTAACGGTGAGCTGGAAAACATGGTGTTTGAGCCGAGAAAGGAATTCATCATCATGCAGGTTCTCGTCGTCGGCAATATCCCGCTCATGTATTTTTTGAACAAGGATTGGTACCACACGCTGATGCACACACCGCTGGGGCAGATTATTCTGACCATTTGCGCCGCCGTGATTTTCGTTTCTACGGCGTTTGTCATCAAGCTCACGCAGCCCATCGAATATCGAAGATAG
- a CDS encoding DUF4406 domain-containing protein, which produces MKLIYMASPYAGDIEKNTEFAKKACHHVMNEGYAFFAPHLLYPTILDEHQPEQRQLGLDMGIAMLSRCDELWCYGDHISLGMHLEIEEAGRLGIPVRRVMEQENGFAIGRVKNNVPAEAPEQAMRMV; this is translated from the coding sequence ATGAAATTGATTTATATGGCGTCCCCCTACGCCGGGGACATCGAAAAGAATACCGAGTTTGCCAAGAAAGCGTGCCATCATGTAATGAACGAGGGGTACGCTTTTTTTGCGCCCCATTTGCTATACCCCACCATTCTGGACGAACATCAGCCGGAACAGCGTCAGCTTGGGCTTGACATGGGAATCGCCATGTTGTCCCGTTGTGATGAGTTATGGTGCTACGGCGACCATATCTCACTCGGAATGCACCTTGAAATCGAGGAAGCGGGCAGACTCGGAATCCCGGTACGCCGGGTAATGGAACAGGAAAACGGCTTTGCCATAGGCAGAGTAAAAAACAATGTACCGGCCGAGGCTCCCGAACAGGCTATGAGGATGGTCTGA
- a CDS encoding DUF3852 domain-containing protein produces the protein MKRYKKIALMLILVLMVTMFFSTTAFAANGDVAGAIEGTWNDASGQIKTVVNKVVFPAIDLILAVFFFAKLGMAYFDYRKHGQFEWAAPAILFACLVFTLTAPTYIWTILGM, from the coding sequence ATGAAAAGGTATAAGAAAATTGCTCTTATGCTTATCCTCGTCCTCATGGTAACCATGTTCTTCAGCACAACCGCTTTTGCGGCAAATGGCGATGTTGCGGGAGCTATTGAGGGCACATGGAATGACGCCTCCGGGCAGATTAAGACGGTGGTCAACAAGGTGGTGTTTCCCGCAATCGACCTCATTCTGGCGGTGTTTTTCTTTGCAAAATTAGGGATGGCGTACTTTGATTATCGAAAGCATGGTCAGTTTGAGTGGGCGGCTCCGGCGATTTTGTTCGCCTGTTTGGTGTTCACCCTTACGGCTCCGACTTACATCTGGACGATTTTGGGGATGTAG
- a CDS encoding tyrosine-type recombinase/integrase, translated as MDTFNLKVAAEQSLRLLERSGASAKTVKGYRVTGFGAIIRHFTRQGVMDVNAEMLDAFVLEQREHFEQGEFSEWKWRLVRRGSELLKHFAQTGTAELTGLRPWNPILRKPRQSVELDMPTPEQLTDPDDLFALIWRVKQELLKAGLTKRTVRHYTVEGMTIILRRHTEQGLAHYSESLSSDIVAEIRSKYEQGLTSRVSYQNLRKASYLLAEMYRTGGITFCKIPDWGQREPAPEFSALLLHFCDNANRTGILAGSTVKTARSAIRTFFFELEARGRISFDGITLAEVSDTITHMATRYTSGLHSAIFSVRIFLLHLYENNFTPENLSLAVPEMVARRTVFREGFTGDETACLLDEPDLATAVGKRDYAMMLLSAQTGLRACDVVNLKREDIDWRAREIRIVQQKTRKPLSLPLEPESGNAIADYLLHARPESDLPYIFLCHTGALRPINNRSASALVTKYLHRAKIASDIPHRGFHSFRRAFGTRLLQNEIPLELLRQLLGHSKIDSAKPYLSVDEQGLKTCALGLVPCEKVGDLA; from the coding sequence ATGGACACATTTAATTTGAAAGTGGCCGCCGAGCAGTCTCTAAGGCTACTGGAGAGGAGCGGCGCAAGCGCGAAAACAGTTAAAGGGTATCGAGTTACAGGTTTTGGTGCAATTATTCGCCATTTCACCCGACAGGGTGTTATGGATGTGAACGCCGAAATGCTTGACGCTTTTGTGCTGGAACAGCGCGAACATTTTGAACAGGGTGAGTTTTCCGAATGGAAATGGCGGCTGGTCCGGCGTGGGAGTGAATTACTCAAACACTTTGCACAGACCGGTACAGCGGAGTTGACCGGACTCCGCCCTTGGAATCCTATTTTGAGAAAACCGCGCCAAAGTGTTGAACTGGACATGCCAACACCTGAACAACTGACCGACCCCGACGATCTTTTCGCACTGATTTGGCGAGTGAAGCAAGAGCTTCTCAAAGCGGGGCTGACGAAACGGACAGTGCGGCATTATACGGTCGAAGGAATGACAATCATCTTGCGCAGGCATACAGAGCAAGGACTGGCACACTATTCTGAATCACTGTCATCCGACATAGTGGCGGAAATACGAAGCAAATATGAGCAAGGTCTTACCTCACGGGTTTCATACCAGAACCTGCGCAAAGCGAGTTACCTTCTGGCTGAAATGTACCGAACCGGGGGCATTACTTTCTGCAAGATTCCAGATTGGGGGCAGCGCGAACCGGCTCCCGAATTTTCAGCCTTGCTTCTCCATTTCTGTGACAATGCTAACCGTACCGGCATACTTGCGGGCAGCACGGTCAAGACGGCTCGAAGCGCCATACGCACCTTTTTCTTTGAACTGGAAGCGCGTGGCAGGATATCCTTTGACGGCATCACTTTGGCAGAGGTCAGCGACACCATAACCCATATGGCAACCCGATATACCAGCGGTCTGCACTCGGCCATCTTTTCCGTGCGGATATTTCTCCTGCATTTGTATGAAAACAATTTCACACCGGAGAACCTCAGCCTTGCGGTTCCTGAGATGGTCGCACGCAGAACTGTATTCCGAGAGGGTTTTACCGGCGACGAAACAGCGTGCCTGCTGGATGAACCAGATTTAGCAACGGCTGTCGGTAAGCGTGATTACGCCATGATGCTTTTGTCCGCCCAAACCGGCCTGCGCGCCTGTGATGTTGTAAATCTCAAACGGGAGGACATTGACTGGCGGGCCCGGGAGATTCGCATTGTTCAGCAGAAAACGAGAAAGCCGCTGAGTCTTCCTCTTGAACCTGAAAGCGGCAACGCAATTGCAGACTATCTGCTCCATGCCCGCCCAGAAAGTGATTTGCCGTATATTTTCCTGTGTCACACCGGCGCTCTGCGCCCCATTAACAACCGCAGCGCCAGCGCCCTTGTGACAAAGTACCTGCACCGCGCAAAAATTGCTTCAGATATTCCCCACCGGGGGTTCCATAGTTTCCGACGGGCGTTTGGAACCCGGTTGCTGCAAAACGAGATACCGCTTGAATTGCTTCGACAACTTTTGGGGCATTCAAAGATTGATTCGGCGAAACCGTATCTCTCCGTAGATGAGCAAGGCCTGAAAACCTGCGCTCTGGGGCTTGTGCCTTGCGAGAAGGTTGGTGATTTGGCATGA
- a CDS encoding site-specific integrase, producing MNDFFNTIRSFLLEYLPNQRCFSENTVRSYRQALNLFILYLRTEQRMSVKQIRFDAMNREMILNFLDWLENDRHCGVNTRNQRLMVLRSFFNYAGELDCTQIALSVTVQNIPIKTPQSKVVEYLSETALEVLLKQPYPTKRTGLRNLFFMVLMYDTAARCGELLDMKVRDLRVKVQHPIAYLHGKGNKTRTVPLLTGTVQHCERYLRTFHTNEPADSEKPLFYTVIHGIQQPMSADTVALFLKKYGDLACRACPEVPPHIHAHMLRHTRAMHLYHQGMPMMLLSEYLGHASEETTKVYAYADTEMKRAAINKAEIVRGNAPPPVPVWVDDEDMILKLSGLI from the coding sequence ATGAATGATTTTTTTAATACCATCAGAAGTTTTCTGTTGGAGTATCTGCCCAACCAAAGATGCTTTAGCGAAAATACGGTTCGATCCTACCGCCAGGCGCTGAATCTATTCATTTTGTATTTGCGGACGGAACAAAGGATGTCCGTTAAGCAAATACGATTTGATGCCATGAACAGAGAAATGATTTTGAATTTTCTTGATTGGCTGGAAAATGACCGGCACTGCGGCGTCAATACCCGAAACCAACGGCTTATGGTATTGCGCTCATTTTTTAATTACGCCGGGGAGCTCGACTGCACGCAGATTGCATTAAGCGTAACCGTCCAGAATATTCCGATTAAAACTCCGCAAAGCAAGGTGGTAGAGTATCTGTCGGAAACAGCGTTGGAGGTTTTACTGAAACAGCCATATCCGACAAAACGAACCGGGTTGCGCAACCTGTTTTTTATGGTGCTGATGTATGATACAGCCGCGCGTTGCGGTGAACTTTTGGACATGAAGGTTCGTGATCTGCGCGTTAAGGTTCAGCATCCCATTGCCTATTTGCACGGCAAAGGAAACAAGACCCGCACGGTACCTTTGCTTACCGGAACAGTTCAGCATTGTGAGCGATATTTGCGTACATTCCATACCAATGAACCGGCGGACAGTGAAAAACCTTTATTCTACACCGTTATTCATGGAATACAGCAGCCTATGTCCGCAGATACGGTGGCGCTGTTTCTGAAAAAATACGGAGATTTGGCTTGCCGTGCCTGCCCGGAGGTCCCGCCACATATCCATGCGCATATGCTCAGGCATACCAGAGCAATGCACCTGTACCACCAAGGAATGCCGATGATGTTGCTTTCTGAATATCTCGGTCATGCCAGTGAAGAAACAACCAAAGTATATGCTTACGCAGATACCGAAATGAAGCGCGCGGCGATTAACAAAGCTGAGATCGTTCGAGGTAACGCTCCGCCACCCGTGCCGGTTTGGGTTGACGATGAGGACATGATTCTCAAATTATCTGGCTTAATCTAA
- a CDS encoding DUF6550 family protein: MKNMNAKTKKWLAVTGCLALCAVLVVLIGQQFITPKPVDTPPSPQSSEVSNVTVDTRVPDSTEKEKESTVAPPDTTQPTNIDNGAVSSGTEQTIQSDATKPEYTEEQLKDPTQKPDGEKVTEPPKPVDHDKVEKPKDTPKNDNQPQGGETKDGKIYVPGFGWIDDNGGGGQGTTVDGDGDINKQVGNMGE, translated from the coding sequence ATGAAAAATATGAATGCCAAAACGAAGAAATGGCTGGCCGTAACCGGATGCCTCGCCCTCTGTGCGGTGCTTGTGGTACTGATCGGACAGCAATTCATAACCCCAAAGCCGGTGGATACCCCACCCTCGCCCCAAAGCTCCGAGGTGAGCAATGTGACGGTGGACACCAGGGTGCCGGATAGCACAGAGAAAGAAAAAGAGAGCACCGTAGCCCCGCCTGATACCACCCAACCGACAAACATCGACAACGGTGCAGTTTCCAGCGGCACGGAACAGACCATCCAAAGCGATGCAACCAAGCCGGAATATACTGAGGAACAGCTCAAAGACCCCACGCAGAAACCTGACGGCGAAAAGGTCACGGAGCCTCCCAAGCCCGTCGACCATGATAAGGTGGAAAAGCCCAAGGATACCCCAAAAAACGACAATCAGCCGCAGGGCGGCGAAACCAAGGACGGCAAGATTTATGTGCCGGGTTTCGGGTGGATTGACGATAACGGCGGTGGCGGTCAAGGCACAACTGTAGACGGTGACGGCGATATCAATAAACAAGTCGGCAATATGGGGGAATAA